The Synechocystis sp. PCC 7509 genome includes a window with the following:
- a CDS encoding tetratricopeptide repeat protein, which translates to MKRKPTYLITFLLSLSVLSSLSPVLAQQTSPQSSITQTEANREFNRTVTLFNILLGVLVLLLVIAIATLFATRRKIVKQLTEVIKTNLHDLEALEIKLAEANKLVESTIISAQDTADELNIDAEDLHQEITAQKEQLSKHQAEITKAKQQLLTNLETQINRAKHTLEESETNFTERLQELQNDAQKQHFLILKDLTQLKSELPQELTVLQQQKDEVVASLKQSESKFIKALNQLQVKTEERQQSIVQNLEQLSADFPNRLEADLQGQKNEIIKNIQQLEAEFAEKIKKLQIEIDTRHNLLTQNLRQLNTEFAPQIRTALQEQKDIALHNIEQSEADFIEKLSTAQIEVETRQKLLIQNLEQSRVKLAPQLQSELQKQKDIVLQNFQRAESEFSEGLSQLKIATANSQRSLVENIENLGRELAPQFKAELQQEKTKILQSFQQTQADLTKQLANIQSETQERKNVALANLKKVENEVAQEITQLKLEAQKQQDVIKQNLSQLDAELAPQLAEIQAQAKQQVQKQQDSSLKQLEQLHFDVIAQVAQYQIKMQSQIEAELQNLKALETNFASQIEKTQETINLQENKAAESVKKLETNFAAQLTELQTEIQTRKNVALDKLNILEDKLAAELEQVQIDAKTQKEQILQQLASNIPQSLVEVAFTEITQTIQPLSAEIEKLKSNHPQLFVNPEDYINEGKVQLATENYPDAIALFDLALAIKRDRPEVWHDRSMAFWHLKQYENAIASFDNELELNPINPDSWYYRGLSCKELKRYENAIFSFDKVVETQTDNYQAWFHRGIVLGRMKKYEEAIASYDNAIKFSPNYHQAWVDKGVALGKLQRHQEAFEAFDRAVQIQSEDAVAWLNRGMALEVIERYEDAIASFDKTIELNPNSYKAWNSKGYLLVQLERDEEALASFDQALTIEPTYAPPYYNKALSYALQGQPKLAIENLQKAIDINPRYKEDAKTEPDFAEIANSPRFQKLVT; encoded by the coding sequence ATGAAGCGCAAACCTACATACTTAATTACTTTCCTGTTGTCTTTGAGCGTATTATCGTCATTGTCACCTGTTTTAGCACAACAAACCTCGCCTCAAAGTTCGATAACGCAAACAGAAGCAAATCGGGAGTTTAATCGCACTGTCACGCTCTTTAATATATTACTGGGTGTTTTGGTGTTGCTGCTGGTAATTGCGATCGCAACTTTATTCGCAACCCGGCGCAAAATTGTTAAACAATTAACTGAAGTAATTAAAACTAATCTCCACGATTTAGAAGCATTAGAAATAAAACTTGCTGAAGCAAATAAGTTAGTCGAAAGTACAATAATTTCTGCTCAAGATACCGCCGACGAGCTAAATATTGATGCGGAAGATTTACATCAAGAAATTACTGCTCAAAAAGAACAGTTATCTAAACATCAAGCAGAAATTACAAAAGCGAAACAACAGCTATTAACTAATTTAGAAACGCAAATAAATAGAGCAAAGCATACTTTAGAAGAATCGGAGACAAACTTTACAGAACGTTTGCAAGAATTACAAAATGACGCGCAAAAACAACATTTTTTAATTCTTAAAGATTTAACTCAATTAAAATCAGAACTTCCTCAAGAATTAACAGTTCTTCAGCAACAAAAAGATGAGGTAGTAGCCAGCCTTAAACAATCAGAATCAAAGTTTATTAAAGCATTGAATCAACTGCAAGTTAAAACGGAAGAAAGACAGCAATCAATAGTTCAAAATTTAGAACAACTAAGTGCAGATTTTCCTAATCGACTGGAAGCAGATTTGCAAGGTCAAAAAAATGAGATTATCAAAAATATTCAACAATTAGAAGCAGAGTTTGCAGAAAAGATAAAAAAGTTGCAAATAGAAATAGATACTAGACATAATTTGTTGACGCAAAACCTTAGACAATTAAATACAGAGTTTGCCCCTCAAATTAGGACGGCTTTGCAAGAGCAAAAAGATATAGCTTTGCATAATATAGAGCAATCGGAAGCAGACTTTATTGAGAAATTAAGTACCGCACAAATCGAAGTTGAGACTAGACAAAAACTGTTGATTCAAAACTTAGAACAGTCAAGGGTAAAGCTTGCTCCCCAGTTGCAAAGCGAATTACAGAAGCAAAAAGATATTGTATTGCAAAACTTTCAACGAGCAGAATCGGAGTTTAGCGAAGGTTTAAGTCAATTAAAAATAGCAACAGCAAACAGTCAACGCTCTTTAGTAGAAAATATAGAGAATTTAGGGCGCGAACTTGCTCCCCAATTTAAAGCCGAGTTGCAACAAGAAAAGACAAAAATCTTGCAAAGCTTTCAACAAACTCAAGCAGATTTAACTAAACAGTTAGCTAATATTCAATCGGAAACTCAAGAGCGAAAAAATGTAGCTTTAGCCAACCTAAAAAAGGTAGAAAATGAAGTAGCTCAAGAAATAACGCAACTAAAATTAGAAGCACAAAAACAGCAGGATGTAATTAAGCAAAACTTAAGTCAGTTAGATGCAGAATTAGCGCCACAATTGGCAGAAATTCAAGCTCAAGCAAAACAGCAAGTTCAAAAACAACAAGACTCAAGTTTAAAACAGTTAGAACAATTGCATTTTGATGTTATTGCTCAAGTGGCTCAATATCAAATAAAAATGCAAAGTCAAATAGAAGCAGAATTGCAAAACCTTAAAGCTTTAGAAACAAATTTTGCCAGCCAAATAGAAAAAACTCAAGAAACAATTAACTTACAAGAAAACAAAGCAGCAGAAAGTGTCAAGAAATTAGAAACAAATTTTGCAGCGCAACTTACAGAGTTGCAGACAGAAATTCAAACTCGCAAAAATGTAGCTTTAGATAAGTTAAATATCTTAGAAGATAAACTAGCCGCAGAATTAGAACAAGTACAAATAGATGCTAAAACCCAAAAAGAGCAAATCTTACAACAATTAGCTAGTAATATTCCCCAATCGTTAGTAGAAGTAGCTTTTACAGAAATAACCCAAACAATTCAACCGCTATCAGCAGAAATAGAAAAGCTTAAATCTAATCATCCTCAATTATTTGTCAATCCAGAAGACTATATAAATGAGGGAAAAGTACAACTAGCGACGGAAAATTACCCTGACGCGATCGCTTTATTCGACTTAGCTTTAGCAATCAAACGCGATCGCCCGGAAGTATGGCACGATCGCAGTATGGCATTTTGGCACTTAAAACAGTATGAAAATGCGATCGCCTCCTTCGACAATGAATTAGAACTTAACCCGATTAATCCCGATAGCTGGTACTATCGAGGGCTAAGTTGCAAAGAGTTGAAAAGGTACGAAAATGCGATTTTTTCCTTCGATAAAGTAGTAGAAACTCAAACAGACAACTACCAAGCTTGGTTTCATCGCGGGATTGTGTTAGGGAGAATGAAAAAGTACGAGGAAGCGATCGCATCTTACGACAACGCGATTAAATTCTCGCCTAATTATCATCAAGCTTGGGTAGATAAAGGGGTAGCTTTAGGGAAACTCCAAAGACACCAAGAAGCCTTTGAAGCCTTCGATCGCGCCGTCCAAATTCAGAGCGAAGATGCGGTAGCTTGGTTAAATCGAGGAATGGCTTTAGAAGTAATCGAAAGATATGAAGATGCGATCGCATCTTTTGACAAAACTATCGAACTTAACCCCAATTCCTATAAAGCTTGGAATTCTAAAGGTTATTTACTCGTGCAATTAGAGCGCGATGAAGAAGCCCTAGCCAGCTTTGACCAAGCTTTGACCATTGAACCCACCTATGCGCCTCCTTACTACAACAAGGCGCTCTCTTACGCTCTCCAGGGACAACCGAAGTTAGCTATTGAGAACTTGCAAAAGGCAATTGACATAAATCCTCGCTATAAAGAAGACGCAAAAACCGAACCAGACTTTGCAGAAATTGCCAATTCTCCGCGCTTTCAAAAATTGGTAACTTAG
- a CDS encoding glycosyltransferase family 4 protein, which yields MIEVKKATAANILCIGSAWFPNKPGGLERYVYELVNHLVASNDKVELCGVGLPEMSPESSAIELINLAAPEERIWQRLWRIRSNFLHFMNQKTIQPDAINLHFALYSFPLLQLLPSGVPVTFSFHGPWALESQQEGSNQLSVWIKSWLEQLVYQRCDRFIVLSKAFGTILHERYKVPWIKIHVIPGGVDPTQFQISLSRSQAREQLGWQSDRFIVFTPRRLVQRMGIDVLLNALAEVKLEHPNIWLAIAGKGSQKDSLEQQALELGLENHVKFLGYVPEEDLKVAYQAADLTIMPSQSFEGFGLVLLESLASGTPVLCTPVGGMPEVLMNFSPELITSSADAKAIATKLKALLSGEISLPDRDICREYATTNFNWTKIAERVRRVLLLPLNKSIDVGLNSSNL from the coding sequence ATGATAGAAGTAAAAAAAGCTACAGCAGCAAACATTCTTTGCATTGGTTCGGCATGGTTTCCCAATAAGCCTGGAGGACTAGAACGATATGTATACGAACTGGTAAATCATCTAGTAGCGAGTAACGATAAAGTTGAATTGTGTGGAGTTGGGCTACCAGAAATGTCACCGGAATCTTCTGCAATAGAACTAATCAATTTAGCTGCACCAGAGGAACGAATATGGCAACGGTTGTGGCGGATTCGCTCTAATTTCCTGCACTTTATGAACCAGAAAACTATCCAACCTGATGCAATTAATCTTCATTTTGCCCTTTATAGCTTTCCACTTTTACAGCTTCTACCATCAGGAGTACCAGTTACTTTTTCTTTTCACGGCCCTTGGGCGCTAGAAAGCCAGCAAGAAGGAAGTAATCAGTTAAGCGTGTGGATTAAGTCATGGCTAGAACAATTAGTTTATCAACGGTGCGATCGCTTTATTGTGTTAAGTAAAGCTTTTGGGACAATTCTCCACGAACGTTACAAAGTTCCGTGGATCAAAATTCACGTGATCCCCGGAGGAGTCGATCCCACCCAATTTCAAATTAGTTTGTCTCGCTCCCAAGCGCGAGAACAACTAGGATGGCAAAGTGATCGCTTTATTGTGTTTACACCCCGTCGTCTCGTGCAGCGCATGGGTATTGATGTGCTATTAAATGCTCTAGCAGAAGTTAAGCTAGAACATCCAAATATTTGGTTGGCGATCGCTGGGAAAGGTTCTCAAAAAGACAGTTTGGAACAGCAAGCATTAGAATTAGGATTAGAAAACCACGTCAAATTTTTAGGTTATGTGCCGGAAGAAGACCTCAAAGTTGCTTACCAAGCGGCGGATTTAACAATTATGCCTAGTCAGTCCTTTGAGGGGTTTGGGTTGGTTTTGTTAGAGTCTTTAGCCTCCGGTACGCCCGTGCTTTGTACCCCTGTGGGAGGAATGCCAGAAGTGTTGATGAACTTCTCTCCCGAATTAATTACAAGTTCTGCGGATGCCAAGGCGATCGCGACAAAGTTAAAAGCTCTGCTTAGTGGAGAAATTTCTTTACCCGATCGCGATATTTGTCGGGAGTATGCTACTACTAATTTTAACTGGACTAAAATCGCCGAGCGGGTTAGACGAGTTTTGCTACTCCCTCTCAATAAAAGTATCGACGTAGGATTGAACTCTTCAAATCTCTAG
- a CDS encoding glycosyltransferase yields MILTSPPLVSVIIPAFNSEKTIQETIESVLNQTWKNLELIVVNDGSQDATLDVIASIKDPRLTVLSYPNSGVSASRNRGISQAKGEFISFLDADDLWTLDKLETQLKALQDNPQAGVAYSWTDHIDDNSKLLRAGAHYIINGDVYAELLKSNFVANGSNILVRAQALREIGGFNQSFTPAEDWDMYLRLASRYHFVAVPSAQILYRIISTSASSNVFKMEAVSLQIIEQHYSQGSKFLQPAKKESLSNLYKYLIYKVFEEPTGRGKGFKAAKLLWLYLKKDKARHRLIRSKFSLLSKVVATIVIPNYQPKLDW; encoded by the coding sequence ATGATATTAACCAGCCCTCCTTTAGTTTCTGTAATTATTCCAGCTTTTAATAGTGAAAAAACGATTCAAGAAACGATTGAATCAGTTTTAAATCAAACTTGGAAAAATTTAGAACTAATCGTAGTTAACGATGGTTCTCAAGACGCAACTTTAGATGTTATTGCTAGTATAAAAGACCCGCGCTTGACGGTACTGTCCTATCCTAATTCTGGTGTATCAGCTAGTCGCAATCGGGGAATTTCTCAAGCAAAGGGTGAGTTTATTAGCTTTCTAGATGCAGACGATTTATGGACGTTGGACAAGCTAGAAACTCAATTAAAAGCCTTACAAGATAATCCACAAGCCGGAGTAGCCTACAGTTGGACTGACCATATTGATGACAATAGCAAATTGTTAAGAGCCGGCGCTCACTACATTATAAATGGGGACGTATACGCAGAGCTATTGAAAAGTAATTTTGTAGCTAATGGTTCTAATATATTAGTTCGCGCCCAAGCTTTGAGAGAAATAGGTGGATTTAATCAGTCATTTACTCCTGCGGAAGATTGGGATATGTACTTAAGATTAGCCTCCCGCTATCACTTTGTTGCAGTTCCATCGGCGCAAATTTTATACCGAATAATTTCTACCTCTGCATCCAGCAATGTTTTTAAGATGGAAGCGGTATCTTTACAAATTATTGAACAACATTATAGTCAAGGTTCTAAATTTCTTCAGCCTGCAAAAAAAGAAAGTTTAAGTAACCTTTATAAGTATCTAATCTACAAAGTATTTGAAGAACCAACAGGACGGGGAAAAGGATTTAAAGCAGCAAAATTACTTTGGCTTTATCTAAAAAAAGATAAAGCTAGACACCGACTAATTCGCTCTAAGTTTTCCTTATTGTCTAAAGTTGTAGCAACAATTGTTATACCTAATTATCAGCCTAAGTTAGATTGGTAA
- a CDS encoding pentapeptide repeat-containing protein translates to MLTQNLYQISIDFLERSPQKRLLILKEMGLARYANFLTIMPLTEANIACIMRFFSNPSRAKFPNLQGVALSGLVLDGVNFIRGDLSGANLSNSSLVDADLIFANFTKANLSNANLQGTTLNETIWCSAIVKNCNFGVGIGITNKQRQELLSCGAVFKL, encoded by the coding sequence ATGCTAACTCAAAATCTTTATCAAATAAGTATAGATTTTTTAGAGCGATCGCCGCAAAAACGCCTGTTAATTCTCAAAGAAATGGGATTAGCTCGATATGCAAATTTTTTAACTATTATGCCCCTTACTGAGGCTAATATAGCCTGCATAATGCGTTTTTTTAGTAATCCCAGTAGGGCTAAATTTCCTAACTTACAAGGAGTAGCACTATCTGGTTTAGTTTTAGATGGTGTAAATTTTATTCGTGGCGATTTATCTGGGGCAAATTTAAGTAATAGTAGCTTAGTTGATGCAGATTTAATATTTGCTAATTTTACTAAGGCAAACTTGAGCAACGCTAATCTTCAAGGAACTACCCTAAACGAAACTATCTGGTGTAGTGCAATAGTAAAAAACTGCAACTTTGGCGTAGGTATTGGGATTACAAATAAGCAGCGTCAGGAATTATTAAGTTGCGGCGCAGTATTTAAGCTTTAA
- a CDS encoding B12-binding domain-containing radical SAM protein, which yields MTAFAAEKLLFTPATPDIDAIQTIFAFPNEYTVGITSLGYQVVWATLAMRSDMAVSRLFTDTHEQLPRSPELVGFSCSWELDYVNILNLLESLRIPVRATNRNENHPLVFGGGTVFSANPEPFADFFDIILLGDGENLLGNFLDAYKQVRNADKKTQLIHLAQIPGVYIPSLYEVTYNDRTSDIKSIQPVTNAIPSYVDKQTYRGNVLSASTVVTEKAAWENIYMVEVVRSCPEMCRFCLASYLTLPFRTASLESSLIPAIERGLAVTNRLGLLGASVTQHPEFATLLDYLSKPQYDNVRLSIASVRTNTVTQKLAETLAKRDTRSLTIAVESGSPRIRQIVNKKLTNDEIITAAINAKAGGLSALKLYGMVGVPGEELEDVEQTVAMMRSIKKAAPGLRLTFGCSTFVPKAHTPFQWFGVNPQAEKRLQLLQKQLKPQGINFRPESYNWSVIQALLSRGDRRLSYLLELTRHYGDTLGSYRRAFKELRGKIPEMDFYVYQTWSVEQILPWEHLQIALPKSTLIKHLATAESEYSLLAAR from the coding sequence GTGACTGCTTTTGCTGCTGAAAAACTGCTATTTACGCCCGCTACTCCCGACATCGACGCTATACAAACTATTTTTGCCTTCCCCAACGAATACACAGTAGGCATTACTAGCTTAGGCTATCAAGTAGTATGGGCTACTTTAGCTATGCGCTCAGATATGGCGGTTAGTCGCTTATTTACGGATACTCACGAACAATTACCTCGTTCGCCGGAATTAGTTGGTTTTTCCTGCTCTTGGGAGCTAGATTACGTTAATATTCTCAATTTGCTCGAATCTCTGCGAATCCCAGTTAGAGCAACCAATCGAAACGAAAATCACCCTTTAGTTTTTGGTGGAGGTACGGTATTTAGTGCTAATCCTGAACCTTTTGCAGATTTTTTTGACATTATATTGTTAGGTGATGGGGAAAATTTGTTAGGTAACTTTTTAGACGCATATAAGCAAGTTAGAAATGCTGATAAAAAGACGCAATTAATTCATCTCGCCCAAATACCAGGGGTATATATTCCGAGTTTGTATGAAGTAACTTACAACGATCGCACAAGTGATATAAAATCGATTCAACCTGTTACAAATGCCATTCCCAGCTATGTAGATAAACAGACTTATCGCGGGAATGTTTTATCAGCTTCTACAGTTGTCACCGAGAAAGCCGCTTGGGAAAACATTTACATGGTAGAAGTGGTGCGGAGTTGTCCAGAAATGTGCCGTTTTTGCCTTGCAAGCTATTTAACTTTACCTTTTCGCACCGCAAGTTTGGAATCTTCTTTAATTCCCGCCATTGAGCGCGGATTGGCGGTAACAAATAGATTAGGCTTGCTGGGTGCGTCGGTTACTCAACATCCAGAATTTGCAACTTTGCTCGATTATTTAAGTAAACCGCAATACGATAATGTGCGTTTGAGCATTGCTTCGGTGCGTACAAATACGGTGACTCAAAAGTTAGCAGAAACTCTAGCAAAACGAGACACGCGATCGCTTACAATTGCTGTAGAAAGTGGCTCTCCTCGTATTCGCCAAATTGTCAACAAAAAACTAACTAACGATGAAATTATTACTGCTGCAATCAACGCCAAAGCAGGGGGATTAAGCGCTTTAAAGCTTTACGGTATGGTTGGCGTACCTGGGGAAGAATTAGAGGACGTAGAACAAACTGTAGCGATGATGAGGTCAATTAAAAAAGCTGCTCCTGGTTTGCGTTTAACCTTCGGATGCAGCACTTTTGTACCAAAAGCTCATACGCCTTTTCAGTGGTTTGGTGTCAATCCTCAAGCCGAGAAACGTTTGCAGTTATTACAAAAACAGTTGAAACCCCAAGGGATAAATTTTCGCCCAGAAAGCTATAATTGGTCGGTTATACAAGCTTTATTGTCTAGAGGCGATCGCAGATTGTCTTATTTGCTAGAATTAACGCGACACTATGGCGACACTTTGGGTAGTTATCGCCGCGCCTTTAAGGAGTTGCGGGGTAAAATTCCTGAAATGGATTTTTATGTTTATCAAACCTGGTCTGTTGAGCAAATATTGCCTTGGGAACATTTGCAAATAGCTTTACCAAAATCTACGCTTATTAAACACTTAGCAACGGCGGAATCTGAATATAGTTTATTAGCAGCAAGATAA
- a CDS encoding SemiSWEET transporter: MDLITILGLVAGTLTTLAFLPQLFKIWQTKSAKDISFNTLIFFNIGIFLWLIYGIYLNALPIILANLFTLIFNMIIVWLKIKYK, translated from the coding sequence ATGGATTTAATTACAATTTTAGGATTAGTTGCAGGTACACTAACAACCCTTGCTTTTTTACCGCAATTATTTAAAATCTGGCAAACTAAATCGGCTAAAGATATTTCTTTTAATACCCTAATTTTTTTTAATATAGGTATCTTTCTTTGGCTAATTTATGGAATTTATCTTAACGCTTTGCCAATTATTCTAGCTAATTTATTTACTTTAATTTTCAACATGATAATTGTATGGCTTAAAATTAAATATAAGTGA